The Brachyspira hyodysenteriae ATCC 27164 genome includes a window with the following:
- a CDS encoding ankyrin repeat domain-containing protein, with the protein MKEFFDAAKSGDLNKLKECLNKNININILDDEGFTALMLASIFNRINIAEELIKNNADINLQTDENWTALIFASFYGHSEISEILLKNNADLNIKNKQGFDAFLTAVFYKRIDIVKLLLKYNADVNTKNDEGFTPLIYACNHDNTDILKLLINHNADINSKTNDGVNGLMYACLMLKEDIVKELLENNVNINEVDNNGDNAFIYLKSNENNESDEDLKTMNRINDMISNYK; encoded by the coding sequence ATGAAAGAATTTTTTGATGCTGCTAAAAGCGGAGATTTAAACAAATTAAAAGAATGCTTGAATAAAAATATCAATATAAATATATTAGACGATGAAGGCTTTACTGCCTTAATGCTTGCCTCGATATTTAATAGAATCAACATAGCTGAAGAGTTAATAAAAAATAATGCTGATATTAATTTGCAAACCGATGAAAATTGGACTGCTTTGATATTTGCTTCATTTTACGGGCATAGTGAAATCTCTGAAATTCTGCTAAAAAATAATGCTGACTTAAATATAAAAAACAAACAGGGTTTCGATGCATTTCTTACTGCTGTATTTTATAAAAGAATTGATATTGTTAAACTATTATTAAAATATAATGCTGATGTTAATACAAAAAATGATGAAGGCTTTACTCCGCTCATTTATGCCTGCAATCATGATAATACCGATATATTAAAACTTCTTATAAATCATAATGCAGATATTAACAGCAAAACTAATGATGGTGTTAATGGACTTATGTATGCATGCTTAATGCTTAAAGAAGATATAGTAAAAGAACTTCTTGAAAATAATGTAAATATTAATGAAGTTGATAATAATGGAGATAATGCTTTCATATATCTAAAAAGTAATGAAAATAATGAAAGCGATGAAGATTTAAAAACTATGAATAGAATAAATGATATGATATCTAATTATAAATAG
- a CDS encoding aryl-sulfate sulfotransferase yields the protein MKRFIIFLMILFSCFSCSKKEIPLPDDKIGELILNPNGQTPLSLVYKTETNNNYPVTVITKGLLGDEDIVFTYPKNYGSNFAIHGLYSENTNTIHIINGTNRISTNISVGKLSIDGLYIPATNRVIRNLEPEEDVYFFNINDETSISNLQDNNAELYFASPVINRSWKGLFLMGVSRNGNLRYVNYSNFYLTNEIAKVINQDDDIVIYDTMGVSDLLGNAKLDVTKLNIGVHHDVIRKKSDSNYIMLANSQWGVEDRICEVDSNGNLIRDLYVGDLIKKIVNKNGDEAEKEYLKKLIFDEDNKYYSIGRKKDFPMDWAHCNSLVYDEFNDILYLSVRSLAVMAVDYSEWELIWYMADDTLDTMESYNPYGRYLKDLKSFDPYKVLGDGNTDGPKSQHALFLISTNVIAMFDNQGDEDTNPNGSRYVEYKITGSHGSWKAEKIYEYKTENKLYSHYISDIDFLSNGHMLLDFGNNAQIMEVDKETKEVFYHLKFGIKTWGIYRIDKMPLYYSKEHKYSEDSSFVN from the coding sequence ATGAAAAGATTTATAATTTTTTTAATGATATTATTTTCATGTTTTTCATGTTCAAAAAAGGAAATACCTCTTCCAGATGATAAAATAGGAGAGCTCATATTAAATCCTAACGGCCAGACTCCTTTATCATTGGTATATAAAACAGAGACTAATAATAATTATCCTGTTACTGTAATCACGAAAGGATTATTAGGCGATGAAGATATAGTTTTTACTTATCCTAAGAATTACGGATCTAATTTTGCAATACATGGACTTTATTCAGAAAATACAAATACCATTCATATTATTAATGGTACAAATAGAATATCAACTAATATATCAGTAGGCAAACTTTCTATAGATGGACTATATATTCCTGCTACAAACAGAGTTATAAGAAATTTAGAACCTGAAGAAGATGTATATTTCTTTAATATTAATGATGAAACTTCCATAAGTAATTTACAGGATAATAATGCAGAATTATATTTTGCAAGTCCTGTTATAAATAGAAGCTGGAAAGGATTATTTTTAATGGGTGTAAGCAGAAATGGAAATTTACGTTATGTAAATTATTCAAACTTCTATCTTACTAATGAAATAGCAAAAGTAATAAATCAAGATGATGATATTGTTATATATGATACTATGGGTGTAAGTGATTTGCTTGGAAATGCAAAACTTGATGTTACTAAATTGAATATAGGTGTTCATCATGATGTTATAAGAAAAAAGTCTGACAGTAATTATATAATGCTTGCCAATTCACAGTGGGGTGTTGAAGATAGAATTTGTGAAGTTGACAGCAATGGAAATTTGATAAGAGATTTATATGTAGGTGATTTGATAAAAAAGATAGTTAATAAAAATGGTGATGAGGCAGAAAAAGAGTATTTAAAAAAATTAATATTCGATGAAGACAATAAATACTACAGCATAGGAAGAAAAAAAGATTTTCCTATGGATTGGGCGCATTGTAATTCTTTAGTTTATGATGAGTTTAATGATATACTTTATTTATCTGTTAGAAGTTTAGCTGTTATGGCTGTTGACTATAGTGAATGGGAGCTTATATGGTATATGGCTGATGACACATTAGATACTATGGAATCATATAATCCTTATGGCAGATATTTGAAAGACTTAAAATCATTTGATCCTTATAAAGTATTAGGAGACGGAAATACTGACGGACCTAAAAGTCAGCATGCTTTATTTTTAATATCAACAAATGTAATAGCTATGTTTGATAATCAAGGAGATGAAGATACAAATCCTAATGGCTCAAGATATGTAGAATATAAAATAACAGGTTCTCATGGTTCTTGGAAAGCTGAAAAGATTTATGAGTATAAAACAGAAAATAAATTATATTCTCATTATATATCAGATATAGATTTTTTGAGTAATGGACATATGCTTCTTGATTTTGGAAATAATGCTCAGATAATGGAAGTTGATAAAGAAACAAAGGAAGTTTTTTATCATTTAAAATTCGGTATAAAGACTTGGGGCATTTATAGAATAGATAAAATGCCTTTATACTATTCTAAGGAACATAAATATAGTGAGGATAGTTCTTTTGTAAATTAA
- a CDS encoding cysteine hydrolase family protein, whose protein sequence is MSDLYEKIVNEKYIGKEVNPINQSDIFNIADTYSKKLTSKNNNNIALLIIDMQRDFIDPKKGSLPVKGAVKDIKRIINFIYSNLEDISRIYVTMDTHYYDSIFHPYMWKKPNGEDADPFTEITLEKIYNHEIIPIYKKEQIEYVKKLKKSNLKNLIIWPYHCIHGTDGWLIEKQLNNMLLFYERAREKKIHKIIKGTERLTEMYGAVRPEIVTPETRFFDMAWVYELKNYKYIYVCGEAKDFSLYDTLCQICDVYSNDKTITKKINVMINCCSSIYNNKEIDKKYIQLQKDYGINIVEV, encoded by the coding sequence ATGAGTGATTTATATGAAAAAATTGTTAATGAAAAATACATAGGAAAAGAAGTTAATCCTATAAATCAGAGCGATATATTTAATATTGCTGATACTTATTCAAAGAAATTAACTTCTAAAAATAATAATAATATAGCATTATTAATAATAGATATGCAGAGGGATTTTATAGATCCTAAAAAGGGTTCTTTACCTGTGAAAGGTGCTGTAAAAGATATCAAAAGAATAATAAATTTTATATATTCAAATTTAGAAGATATATCCAGAATTTATGTAACTATGGATACTCATTATTATGATTCTATATTTCATCCTTATATGTGGAAGAAGCCTAATGGAGAGGACGCGGATCCTTTTACTGAAATTACCTTAGAAAAGATATATAATCATGAAATTATACCTATATATAAAAAAGAGCAAATAGAATATGTGAAGAAGCTCAAGAAATCTAATTTAAAAAATCTTATAATATGGCCTTATCATTGTATTCATGGCACAGATGGCTGGCTTATAGAAAAGCAGCTTAATAATATGCTTTTATTTTATGAGAGAGCGAGAGAAAAAAAGATACATAAAATAATAAAAGGTACTGAACGTTTAACAGAAATGTACGGAGCTGTAAGACCTGAAATTGTTACTCCTGAAACTAGATTTTTTGATATGGCTTGGGTTTATGAATTAAAAAATTATAAATATATATACGTTTGCGGAGAGGCAAAAGATTTTAGTCTTTATGATACATTATGTCAGATATGCGATGTTTATTCAAACGATAAAACTATCACAAAGAAAATTAATGTTATGATAAATTGCTGCAGCAGCATATACAATAACAAAGAAATTGATAAAAAGTATATTCAGTTGCAGAAAGATTATGGAATTAATATAGTAGAAGTATGA
- a CDS encoding DIP1984 family protein — translation MKLGEALLKKDEYVKKIDNLKKRVKNNVVMKEDNENNEDPNDLIKEYIETNNELSDLIMKINNKENTTRLEIGISISEAINIKDKLTREIDIYKSILKEVNSKDFRTAKNELKMKVLINVKDIQNEFDKLSKALNDIDIMIQSANWNTDL, via the coding sequence ATGAAACTAGGAGAAGCATTATTAAAAAAAGATGAATATGTAAAAAAAATAGATAATCTAAAGAAAAGAGTAAAAAATAATGTTGTTATGAAAGAAGACAATGAAAATAATGAAGACCCTAATGATTTAATTAAAGAATATATAGAAACAAATAATGAATTATCTGACTTGATTATGAAGATAAATAATAAAGAAAATACTACAAGATTAGAGATAGGCATATCAATATCAGAAGCAATTAATATAAAAGATAAATTAACAAGGGAAATTGATATTTATAAAAGTATATTAAAAGAGGTAAACAGTAAAGACTTTAGAACAGCAAAGAATGAATTAAAAATGAAAGTGCTAATTAATGTAAAAGATATACAAAATGAATTTGATAAATTATCCAAAGCATTAAATGATATAGATATTATGATACAGTCTGCTAATTGGAATACTGATTTATAA
- a CDS encoding HAD family hydrolase, which produces MNKLDLVIFDMDGLLLDTETISLAAWKKSFKNYNVNIDVEKLFFSKILGSNENAIKNIIMEISNNNEKLFYDIIKSQVDESFNIVREDGINIKKGANELIKFLNDNNIKKAIASSSIRKKVDLYLEKTNLKKEFDYIVCGDEAEFPKPYPHLYNNACVYFNADKNNVIILEDSKNGLLSAKNADIEKRFYIPDLLLLSEEDEKELAYKKFNDLIEVKNYIENNFKYN; this is translated from the coding sequence ATGAATAAATTAGATTTAGTAATATTCGATATGGACGGTCTGCTACTTGATACTGAAACTATAAGTTTGGCTGCTTGGAAAAAATCTTTTAAAAATTATAATGTCAATATAGATGTTGAAAAATTGTTTTTCAGTAAAATATTAGGATCAAATGAAAATGCAATAAAAAACATAATAATGGAAATTTCAAATAATAATGAAAAATTATTTTATGATATAATTAAAAGCCAAGTTGATGAATCTTTTAATATAGTTAGAGAAGATGGTATCAATATAAAAAAGGGAGCCAATGAATTAATAAAGTTTTTAAATGATAATAATATAAAAAAAGCTATAGCTAGTTCAAGCATAAGAAAAAAAGTTGATTTGTATTTAGAAAAAACTAACTTGAAAAAAGAATTTGATTATATAGTTTGCGGGGATGAAGCAGAATTCCCTAAGCCTTATCCTCATTTATATAATAATGCATGCGTTTATTTTAATGCTGATAAAAATAATGTAATAATATTAGAAGATTCTAAAAATGGACTTCTATCTGCTAAAAATGCTGATATAGAAAAAAGATTTTATATTCCAGATTTGCTTTTATTATCTGAGGAAGATGAAAAAGAATTAGCATACAAAAAATTTAATGATTTAATAGAAGTAAAAAACTATATAGAAAATAATTTTAAATATAATTAA
- a CDS encoding tetratricopeptide repeat protein, with product MEDNNTNNNNTNNNSKNNGKYKNNTCIMIILFILAFGAFSGIYFLHTKNIESRFNKALENYSLNIQTIISNTTIDKTVTTNESENTITINNEFIISEEIANNFKSTFDINTRMLESSMAEIMKNSNDVLSFWFAFLSVIMIVFTFAGIFINNNILSESKENLEYIENLKKEMEEFKYESKKLISDIDIETQKNINKQQDNINKFIQDVNKQYKETSYYIDKEKMHINDTMNSIKNELEKLKFENEKAFDNINKIKYESYKSIENIKKQAEEETKKLIEENNINIQISNLFNSAYQAYNNKEYNESINYYNQIIETTDDLLKEYDENSEKYSQYKNNYLIAYNNIGNAKKNLGLYEEAIKDYDKAIELDTNNSMAYNNRGIAKKNLGLNEEAIKDYDKAIELNPDYSNAYNNRGNSKYNLELYEEAIKDYDKAIELNSNNASAYNNRGNSKYNLKQYEESIKDYDKAIELNPNNSDYYYNRGNAKRILKQYEEAIKDYDKAIELNTNNFMAYYNRGLAKLYLGHNEEAYNDLIKCYDLADDTSKKEYEQKIIDLAKHNNEAAIKICDEKGWELSK from the coding sequence ATGGAAGATAATAATACAAACAACAATAATACAAATAATAATTCTAAAAACAATGGTAAATATAAAAATAATACATGCATAATGATTATATTATTTATACTTGCTTTTGGAGCATTTTCGGGAATATATTTTTTACATACTAAAAACATAGAAAGCAGATTTAATAAAGCATTAGAAAATTATTCTCTAAATATACAAACTATAATAAGCAATACAACTATAGATAAAACTGTTACAACTAATGAATCAGAAAATACAATTACAATAAACAATGAATTTATAATTAGTGAAGAAATAGCAAATAATTTCAAATCAACATTCGATATAAATACAAGAATGCTTGAATCATCAATGGCAGAGATAATGAAAAACTCAAATGATGTTTTAAGTTTCTGGTTTGCATTTTTATCAGTAATAATGATAGTATTTACATTTGCAGGAATATTTATCAATAATAATATTTTATCCGAAAGTAAAGAAAATCTGGAATATATAGAAAACCTTAAAAAAGAAATGGAAGAATTCAAATATGAATCCAAAAAACTTATATCTGATATAGATATAGAAACACAAAAAAATATTAATAAACAACAGGATAATATCAATAAATTTATTCAAGATGTTAATAAACAATATAAAGAAACATCATATTATATAGATAAAGAAAAAATGCATATTAATGATACTATGAATTCTATAAAAAATGAATTAGAAAAATTAAAGTTTGAAAATGAAAAAGCATTTGATAATATAAATAAAATAAAATATGAATCTTATAAATCAATAGAAAATATAAAAAAACAAGCAGAAGAAGAAACTAAAAAACTAATAGAAGAAAATAATATAAACATACAAATATCAAATTTATTTAATTCAGCCTATCAGGCTTATAATAATAAAGAATATAATGAATCTATAAATTATTATAATCAAATCATAGAAACGACAGATGATTTATTGAAAGAATATGATGAAAACTCTGAAAAATATTCTCAATATAAAAATAATTACTTGATAGCTTATAATAATATAGGTAATGCTAAAAAGAATTTAGGATTATATGAAGAAGCTATTAAAGATTATGATAAAGCTATTGAGTTAGATACTAACAATAGTATGGCTTATAATAATAGAGGTATTGCTAAAAAGAATTTAGGATTAAATGAAGAAGCTATTAAAGATTATGATAAAGCTATAGAATTAAATCCTGATTATTCAAATGCTTATAATAATAGAGGCAATTCTAAATATAATTTAGAATTATATGAAGAAGCTATTAAAGATTACGACAAAGCTATTGAGTTAAATTCAAATAATGCAAGTGCTTACAACAATAGAGGAAATTCTAAATATAATTTAAAACAATATGAAGAATCTATTAAAGATTATGATAAAGCCATAGAATTAAATCCTAATAATTCAGATTATTATTATAATAGAGGTAATGCTAAAAGGATTTTAAAACAATATGAGGAAGCTATTAAAGATTATGATAAAGCTATAGAACTGAATACAAATAATTTTATGGCTTATTATAATAGAGGTTTAGCTAAATTATATTTAGGACATAATGAAGAAGCTTATAATGATTTAATTAAATGTTATGATTTGGCTGATGATACGTCTAAAAAAGAGTACGAACAAAAAATTATTGATTTAGCTAAACACAATAATGAAGCTGCTATAAAAATATGCGATGAAAAGGGTTGGGAGTTGTCAAAATAA
- the aspS gene encoding aspartate--tRNA ligase — translation MRFKSAYNGILTKDDIGKEVKLAGWVLRRRDHGGVIFVDLRDRTGFVQIVFNPEISKEAHNDAQDLRSEYVISVEGKIRARSPEMINPKIPTGEIEVMVEKMELLNTSETPPFLLEDDIDTGEDIRLKYRYLDLRRPTVFNNLYKRFQITNAFRKHLSDNGFIDVETPILNKSTPEGARDFLVPSRLNAGDFYALPQSPQIFKQILMIGGFDRYYQIAKCFRDEDLRADRQPEFTQVDIETSFLNTDEFLSIMENVTANIVKDVYGIDLPTPFPRLNYYDAMEMYGSDKPDTRFELKLINVEDAVRGCDFAVFKNALDNKFIIRCLNAKGGEKLSRKDIDDFTKYVGIFGAKGLAWMRVTDKGLESNIVKFFSEENQKKILEVTKAEKGDLLFFVADTPKVTFDALGNLRLRVAEKLNLIDKDKLNFLWVVEFPLFEYDHKEKRISATHHPFTAPVPEDVAILESEPLKVRSDTYDLVLNGNEIGGGGQRIYDSKVQAIIFKLLGIDEEKAKLRFGFLLDALKYGAPPMCGMAYGIDRVVMLLQKQDSIREVIAFPKTQKGQCLMSGCPSTVDADQLEELHLSIEE, via the coding sequence ATGCGTTTTAAAAGTGCCTATAATGGTATATTAACAAAAGATGATATCGGTAAAGAAGTTAAGCTAGCAGGCTGGGTTTTAAGAAGAAGAGATCATGGCGGAGTAATATTCGTAGATTTAAGAGACAGAACAGGATTCGTACAAATAGTATTCAATCCTGAAATAAGCAAAGAAGCACATAATGACGCTCAGGATTTGAGAAGCGAATATGTTATCAGTGTAGAAGGTAAAATCAGAGCTAGAAGTCCTGAAATGATTAACCCTAAAATTCCTACTGGTGAAATTGAAGTTATGGTTGAAAAAATGGAGCTTCTTAATACTTCTGAAACTCCTCCTTTCCTACTTGAAGATGATATTGATACTGGTGAAGATATAAGATTAAAATACAGATACTTAGATTTAAGAAGACCTACTGTATTCAACAACTTATATAAAAGATTCCAAATTACTAATGCTTTTAGAAAACATTTATCTGATAATGGTTTTATAGATGTAGAAACTCCTATATTAAATAAAAGTACTCCTGAAGGTGCAAGAGACTTCCTAGTTCCTTCAAGATTAAATGCTGGAGATTTCTATGCATTGCCTCAGTCTCCTCAAATATTCAAGCAAATACTTATGATAGGCGGTTTTGACAGATACTATCAAATAGCTAAATGTTTCCGTGATGAGGACTTGAGAGCAGACAGACAGCCTGAATTTACTCAGGTAGATATTGAAACTTCTTTCCTTAATACTGATGAGTTTTTATCTATTATGGAAAATGTTACTGCTAATATAGTTAAAGATGTTTATGGTATTGACTTACCTACTCCATTCCCTAGATTAAATTATTATGATGCTATGGAAATGTACGGAAGCGATAAACCTGATACTAGATTTGAATTAAAACTTATCAATGTTGAAGATGCTGTTAGAGGATGTGATTTTGCAGTATTCAAAAATGCATTAGACAACAAATTTATAATAAGATGTTTGAATGCTAAAGGCGGAGAGAAATTAAGCAGAAAAGATATTGATGACTTTACTAAATATGTTGGTATATTCGGAGCTAAAGGACTTGCTTGGATGAGAGTTACTGATAAAGGACTTGAATCTAATATAGTTAAATTCTTCTCTGAAGAAAATCAAAAGAAAATATTAGAAGTTACTAAAGCAGAAAAAGGCGACTTATTATTCTTCGTTGCTGATACTCCAAAAGTTACATTTGATGCTTTGGGTAATTTAAGATTAAGAGTTGCTGAGAAATTAAACTTAATAGATAAAGATAAATTAAATTTCTTATGGGTAGTAGAATTCCCATTATTTGAATATGATCATAAAGAGAAGAGAATATCAGCTACTCACCACCCATTCACTGCACCAGTACCTGAAGATGTTGCTATACTTGAAAGCGAGCCTTTAAAAGTAAGAAGCGATACTTATGACTTGGTATTAAATGGTAATGAAATAGGTGGCGGCGGTCAGCGTATTTATGACAGCAAAGTACAGGCTATAATATTCAAACTTTTAGGCATAGATGAAGAGAAAGCAAAATTGAGATTCGGATTCTTGCTTGATGCTTTGAAATATGGTGCTCCTCCTATGTGCGGTATGGCTTATGGTATAGACAGAGTTGTTATGCTTTTACAAAAACAAGACAGCATTAGAGAAGTTATAGCATTCCCTAAAACTCAAAAAGGTCAGTGTTTGATGAGCGGATGTCCTTCTACTGTTGATGCTGATCAATTAGAAGAGCTTCATTTGAGTATAGAAGAATAA
- a CDS encoding ComF family protein produces MNNIFTAYKKFSIDNIDITALGDLDKELGDELRAFKKKSIDFPTKITEQIKNYYSDYIKTNNKKFDIILYVPSNKNNGVMDFFADYISKEFDIKKCEFIKINKNIKEQKFLETLKERSENIKDAFEIINYDKLKNKNILLIDDVYASGETIKEIIKIFKGFQFNYNLEILIFCYRNHIFR; encoded by the coding sequence ATGAATAATATTTTCACTGCCTATAAAAAATTCAGTATAGATAATATAGACATAACCGCATTAGGTGATTTGGACAAAGAGCTAGGAGATGAATTAAGAGCATTCAAAAAAAAGTCTATTGATTTCCCTACAAAGATAACAGAACAAATAAAAAATTATTATTCTGATTATATAAAAACAAATAATAAAAAATTTGATATTATACTTTATGTACCTTCAAATAAAAATAATGGTGTAATGGATTTTTTTGCTGATTATATTTCTAAAGAATTTGATATAAAAAAATGCGAGTTTATAAAAATAAATAAGAATATAAAAGAACAGAAATTTTTAGAAACTCTAAAAGAGAGAAGTGAAAATATTAAAGATGCCTTTGAAATAATAAATTATGACAAACTCAAAAATAAAAATATACTTTTAATAGATGATGTTTATGCCTCTGGTGAAACTATAAAAGAAATTATCAAAATATTTAAAGGATTTCAATTCAATTATAATTTAGAAATATTAATTTTCTGTTATAGGAATCATATTTTTAGATAA
- a CDS encoding fumarylacetoacetate hydrolase family protein — MKLVSFVEWNNTESVGILSKDGKKVIAINEIISDFKCYSNPMIQLINMINENNDILNKLKYAEENFERAYSIDNVKILSPIRKPIHDIICVGVNYSDHLGEIKKDMKDFKEVKAPVYFSKRAIEIIGFGDKIKARFDLDECLDYEVELAVIIGKTAKDIKPEEVNDYIFGYSIFNDISSRNIQKEHSQWYKGKSLDSYSAMGPCIVHKDDFKLPLKLDIKSILNDEVRQSSNTKYMIHDINYLISDISKGMTLEAGDIIATGTPGGVGMSFNPPKYMKKGDKIICLIENIGELINFAE, encoded by the coding sequence ATGAAATTAGTATCTTTTGTCGAATGGAATAATACTGAATCTGTAGGTATATTAAGCAAGGATGGAAAAAAAGTTATTGCTATTAATGAAATAATATCTGACTTTAAATGTTATTCTAATCCTATGATACAATTAATAAACATGATAAATGAAAACAATGATATTTTAAATAAACTAAAATATGCTGAAGAAAATTTTGAAAGAGCATACTCTATAGATAATGTTAAAATATTATCTCCAATAAGAAAGCCAATTCATGATATCATATGTGTAGGTGTAAATTACAGTGATCATTTAGGCGAAATAAAAAAGGATATGAAAGATTTTAAAGAGGTTAAAGCACCTGTATACTTTTCTAAAAGGGCCATAGAAATAATTGGTTTCGGCGATAAAATAAAAGCAAGATTTGATTTAGATGAATGTCTTGATTATGAAGTTGAATTAGCTGTAATCATAGGAAAAACTGCAAAAGATATAAAGCCTGAAGAAGTTAATGATTATATATTTGGCTACAGTATATTCAATGATATATCATCAAGAAATATACAAAAAGAACATTCTCAGTGGTACAAAGGAAAAAGTTTGGATTCATACAGTGCTATGGGACCTTGCATAGTTCATAAAGATGATTTTAAATTACCTTTGAAACTCGATATAAAAAGCATTCTAAATGATGAAGTAAGGCAATCTTCAAATACTAAGTATATGATTCATGATATAAATTATTTAATATCCGACATATCAAAAGGTATGACTTTAGAAGCAGGAGATATAATTGCCACAGGAACTCCTGGAGGTGTTGGAATGTCTTTTAATCCTCCTAAATACATGAAAAAAGGAGATAAGATAATTTGCTTAATAGAAAATATAGGCGAGCTTATAAATTTCGCCGAGTAA